In Ogataea parapolymorpha DL-1 chromosome I, whole genome shotgun sequence, the following are encoded in one genomic region:
- a CDS encoding Mediator of RNA polymerase II transcription subunit 12, with protein MTIFRGQVPNPAGVYPLNGEDASGTKEPVFPDFRIWKHSPKDDIIMKNHLQKGYYEAAAVPSESHSGRQIFTQLLNRTTPDVSEPGSRWKMGLLSDVMVRALARRREINKIRSKSTYRPPPRVTLTDHKRDLWMRNLADASIPLRQLARAIPHGLRNRFLLEQCLAHRVPVLRALWLVRCVSANEQRQLKRKLPNPAALGKWMVEWTEQVVQFLEQVVAASFAPASRDAWRFRLSYILDLSSNLYLEDLLSRETFLAWIVNYLDRLLRSDQHKLVAVHFQFVRLFWSKLIAVDYISKELGEKLLRAVSTVQQPRLLAEFRLLVQYLFYYNSDAFIIPNSWNALKSTLRAVIDLSYPPVCEQYRLIAYRNESMMIDESAADAYTNFGSKKAVAVMQRLEAVRTLSLKMLCRDTFEDSSDDDAGAADDWKTTLSLLLRWSITTLREQDSGARICAVCSLLRLQVQQLGQVKSKKNRHLKLELEMAIIDFAYQMAETLRLKEPEHGVYSLSRFLLLVTELHALGLFVLSSYLRRLIASGVIYLQDADSSCYVHLLILDALPVEDSNARNILRRLADSTGVALRTAEAPSLQERLATALDSLPATFDLDALWPCDETDPEAEPLDIGSRARLYPWFSARLRQDAVWLQTPDALLFVYRLCDERFRQTAPFLALAVEHADTQPTVPRATLSLLLRLVALHTELLAYCHDGESSLLQRVHGFLAAWAQKDKHGVCTLLLDVRFDTQLMPPLAPQHTEFLLDQLDTSLLGLLGLSSPERLLNAAEFSHSLNQAITQYWNVASNVAYAPTNNTPVARLLKQLQLWRRADFGAVLLSHLRKFVLPTLALDYDASLRLVLRLIIDGFVDIHAVLQLFAGAAGDDFHNNGGERLAWDLLFCDEFELTPHDALLLACERKTYRVGHTAAFARHLVRVLCKAAIAAPRPASALTDVNLVAAGVGVGVDDLNPLSELSVVPVEQTPSARLLRASTKIRRPNALLSNGLWFVLAADRHLLLDSLRDAEQAKTQTHNLLALVGVAGEESAQAPLDSLVRKLNYFSLPLAQLLFARLLPETVRDEGPADLLLGLLAQLDGGSAVLAGDLFELLDDPLKLRVLHCCEELYLGSEQFPRLLVNGRNCTRMLMDIASACSRLREPKTIALSDSLVFSLNLSLEKLMYYCSNMDATRSLDDLEQAVMFVSRIVLIHRGFLVDLILKRSVNLQRDVFLVNLTKLFSHAVMERNFRLKNLLYDTLISLKVQLAEALNTPSQPATQTPQPPFITSLSLSKGTPTSSSFLSPTNSPLPTAGAQERTVHTMNITPPSYNNKLKFLLADPRFARLRDDALPENEHMYYLVDTAGETMVRFHVRGAELIEDATPNTGVNDACVSLQFFNASIEKKNPA; from the coding sequence ATGACAATCTTCCGCGGCCAGGTACCCAACCCCGCAGGAGTGTACCCGCTCAACGGCGAGGACGCCAGCGGCACCAAGGAGCCCGTCTTCCCCGACTTCAGGATCTGGAAACACTCCCCCAAGGACGACATCATCATGAAAAACCACCTGCAGAAGGGGTACTACGAAGCCGCCGCCGTGCCGAGCGAATCGCACTCGGGCCGCCAGATCTTCACCCAGCTACTCAACCGCACCACGCCCGACGTCTCAGAGCCCGGCTCGCGCTGGAAAATGGGGCTGTTGAGCGATGTCATGGTGCGTGCACTTGCCCGCCGTCgcgagatcaacaagatccGCTCCAAGTCCACGTACCGCCCGCCACCGCGCGTAACGCTCACCGACCACAAGCGCGACCTGTGGATGCGCAACCTCGCGGACGCATCGATCCCGTTGCGCCAGCTGGCCCGCGCCATACCGCACGGCCTGCGCAACCGGTTTTTGCTCGAGCAGTGTCTGGCGCACCGCGTGCCGGTGCTGCGTGCCCTGTGGCTTGTGCGCTGTGTCTCGGCGAACGAGCAACGCCAGTTGAAACGCAAGCTGCCCAACCCGGCCGCGCTAGGCAAGTGGATGGTCGAGTGGACCGAGCAGGTGGTGCAATTTCTCGAGCAGGTGGTTGCCGCCTCGTTCGCGCCCGCATCCCGCGATGCGTGGCGGTTCCGGCTCAGCTACATCCTGGATCTCAGCAGCAACCTGTATCTGGAGGACCTGCTCAGCAGAGAGACGTTTCTGGCGTGGATTGTGAACTATCTGGACCGGCTGCTGAGATCAGACCAGCACAAGCTGGTGGCCGTGCATTTCCAGTTTGTGCGTCTTTTCTGGTCCAAGCTCATTGCCGTCGACTATATCTCCAAAGAGCTGGGCGAGAAGCTGTTGCGCGCGGTGTCGACGGTGCAGCAGCCGCGACTGTTGGCCGAGTTCCGGCTGCTCGTGCAATATCTGTTTTACTACAACTCGGACGCATTTATCATTCCCAACTCGTGGAACGCGCTCAAGTCGACGCTGCGTGCGGTGATCGACCTGTCGTACCCGCCTGTGTGCGAGCAATACAGACTAATTGCGTACCGCAACGAGTCGATGATGATTGATGAGTCTGCCGCGGACGCATATACCaattttggcagcaagaagGCCGTTGCGGTCATGCAACGGCTCGAGGCGGTGCGCACGCTGTCGCTCAAGATGCTGTGCCGCGATACGTTCGAAGACTCgtccgacgacgacgctGGCGCCGCAGACGACTGGAAAACCACGCTGAGCCTGCTTCTTCGGTGGAGCATCACGACGTTGCGCGAACAGGACAGCGGCGCGCGCATCTGCGCCGTGTGCTcgctgctgcggctgcaggtgcagcagcttggGCAGgtcaagtccaagaagaacagacacctcaagctggagctggagatggCCATCATCGACTTCGCGTACCAGATGGCCGAAACGCTGCGGTTGAAAGAGCCCGAGCACGGTGTGTACAGTCTGTCGCggtttctgctgctggtgacCGAGCTGCACGCGCTGGGGCTGTTTGTGCTGTCGTCGTACCTGCGGCGACTGATTGCGTCGGGCGTGATCTATCTGCAAGACGCCGACTCGTCGTGCTACGTGCACCTGCTGATTCTGGACGCGTTGCCCGTGGAGGACTCGAACGCGCGCAACATTTTGCGCCGGCTCGCAGACTCGACGGGCGTGGCGCTGCGCACGGCAGAGGCGCCTTCGTTGCAGGAGCGGCTGGCCACGGCGCTGGACTCACTACCGGCCACTTTTGACCTCGACGCGTTGTGGCCGTGCGACGAAACCGACCCTGAGGCCGAGCCGCTCGATATCGGCTCCCGCGCACGGCTGTACCCCTGGTTCAGCGCGCGGCTGCGTCAGGACGCCGTGTGGCTGCAGACGCCCGACgcgctgctgtttgtgtACCGTCTTTGCGACGAGCGGTTCCGACAGACAGCGCCATTTCTTGCGCTCGCCGTCGAACACGCCGACACACAGCCGACAGTGCCGCGCGCAACACTatcgctgctgctgcggctAGTTGCGCTCCacacagagctgctggcgtACTGCCacgacggcgagtcgtcgctgctgcagcgGGTGCACGGTTTTCTTGCCGCATGGGCGCAGAAGGACAAGCACGGCGTGTGCACTTTGCTGCTGGATGTGCGTTTCGACACGCAATTGATGCCGCCGTTGGCGCCGCAGCACACAGAGTTCTtgctcgaccagctggacacGAGCCTGCTCGGGCTGCTGGGCCTGTCGTCGCCCGAACGGCTGCTCAACGCTGCCGAGTTCTCGCACTCACTTAATCAGGCCATCACACAATACTGGAACGTGGCCAGCAACGTTGCATATGCCCCCACGAACAACACACCCGTTGCCCGTCTTTTgaaacagctccagcttTGGCGGCGCGCCGACTTCGGAGCTGTGCTGCTCTCGCACCTGCGCAAGTTCGTGCTGCCGACGCTGGCGCTCGACTACGACGCCTCGCTGCGGCTTGTGCTGCGGCTCATCATCGACGGTTTCGTCGACATCCACGCCGTTCTGCAGCTGTTTGCCGGCGCGGCGGGCGACGATTTCCATAACAACGGTGGCGAGCGGCTCGCTTGGGACCTGCTGTTCTGCGACGAGTTCGAGCTCACGCCCCACGACGCGCTGCTGCTCGCGTGCGAGCGCAAGACGTACCGTGTGGGCCACACGGCCGCGTTTGCCCGACACCTCGTGCGCGTGCTGTGCAAGGCGGCCATTGCAGCGCCGCGGCCGGCCTCGGCGCTCACCGATGTCAATCTCGTGGCTGCCGGGGTCGGCGTCGGCGTCGACGACCTCAACCCGCTCTCAGAGTTGTCTGTGGTGCCCGTCGAGCAGACGCCGTCCGCGCGGCTGCTGCGCGCGTCGACGAAAATTCGTCGGCCCAACGCCCTTCTTTCCAACGGTCTGTGGTTCGTTCTGGCTGCAGACAGAcatttgctgctggactcgtTGCGCGACGCAGAACAGGCCAAGACCCAGACGCACAACCTGCTGGCGTTGGTGGGCGTGGCGGGCGAGGAGTCCGCGCAAGCTCCACTGGACTCGCTCGTGCGCAAGCTGAACTACTTTTCGCTGCCGCTGgcgcagctgctctttgcCCGACTGTTGCCCGAGACTGTGCGCGACGAAGGTCCTGCAGACCTGCTCCTGGGGCTGCTTGCGCAGCTGGACGGCGGCAGCGCCGTGCTGGCGGGCGACctgtttgagctgctcgacgACCCCCTTAAATTGCGCGTGCTACACTGCTGTGAAGAGCTGTACCTGGGCTCTGAGCAGTTCCCTAGGCTGCTTGTGAACGGGCGCAATTGCACGCGAATGCTGATGGACATCGCGTCAGCGTGCTCGCGGCTGCGCGAGCCCAAGACCATCGCGCTAAGCGACTCTTTGGTGTTCTCGCTCAACCTGTCGCTCGAAAAGCTCATGTACTACTGCTCAAATATGGACGCGACACGCAGCCTGGACGACCTGGAGCAGGCGGTGATGTTTGTGTCGCGGATCGTGCTTATCCACCGCGGCTTTTTGGTGGATTTAATTCTGAAACGGTCGGTCAATCTACAACGAGACGTGTTTCTGGTGAATTTGACCAAACTGTTCAGCCACGCGGTGATGGAGCGCAACTTCCGGTTGAAAAACCTGCTCTACGACACGCTCATCTCTTTGAAAGTGCAGCTGGCCGAGGCATTGAACACGCCGAGCCAGCCGGCCACGCAGACTCCGCAGCCACCGTTTATCAcgtcgctgtcgctgaGCAAAGGAACAccgacgtcgtcgtcgttttTGTCGCCGACAAACTCGCCGCTGCCAACTGCCGGCGCGCAGGAACGCACAGTGCACACGATGAACATCACGCCGCCAAGctacaacaacaagctcaagttCCTGCTGGCTGACCCACGGTTTGCGCGGTTGCGCGACGACGCCTTGCCCGAAAATGAGCACATGTACTACTTGGTGGACACGGCGGGCGAGACGATGGTGCGGTTCCACGTGCGCGGCGCCGAGCTGATAGAGGACGCAACGCCTAACACGGGCGTCAACGACGCGTGTGTGAGCCTGCAGTTCTTCAACGCTAgcattgagaaaaaaaacccgGCATAG
- a CDS encoding SVP1-like protein 2: MNTHRPIESVRAHEPAVLNAAFNQDQTCFAVCHETGFQVYNTDPMELRMKRTFSTNGGVGLIAMLHRTNYVALVGGGRQPRFPVNKLCIWDDLKKKPSIMLEFMSPILNVLLSRILIVVVLKNKVLIHAFESKPKLLAQHETYDNEAGVAELSVNEQTSFLAFPGRAIGQIQLVDVSPAHRDRNLISIIKAHRSKIQCLAISNSGHLIASASQTGTIIRIHDTAKCSLRFELRRGLDRATITSIKFSPDDSKLAVLSDKNTLHVYNLTAADPQPESAMANRLHLLSAVPLMPTYFRSVWSFVSYHIDTKDDAVNDCGVLGWADNESIVVLWKKKGIWEKYVLVENDKWTLVREGWRRFEE; encoded by the coding sequence ATGAACACACACCGGCCAATCGAGTCCGTGCGCGCGCACGAGCCGGCCGTGCTCAACGCCGCCTTCAACCAGGACCAGACGTGTTTCGCCGTGTGCCACGAGACAGGGTTCCAGGTGTACAACACAGACCCGATGGAGTTACGGATGAAACGTACCTTCAGCACGAACGGCGGTGTCGGGCTGATCGCCATGCTCCACCGCACCAACTACGTCGCGCTCGTCGGCGGCGGCCGCCAGCCGCGGTTCCCCGTCAACAAGCTGTGCATCTGGGACGacctgaagaagaagccgTCCATCATGCTGGAATTCATGAGTCCGATCCTCAACGTGCTCCTTTCCAGAATCCTCATCGTCGtggtgctgaaaaacaaggTCCTCATCCACGCGTTCGAGTCCAAGCCCAAGCTGCTCGCTCAGCACGAAACCTACGACAATGAAGCGGGCGTCGCAGAGCTCAGTGTCAACGAGCAGACCAGCTTTCTCGCGTTCCCCGGTCGCGCTATTGGCcagatccagctcgtcgacgTTTCGCCTGCACACCGCGACCGCAACCTCatctccatcatcaaggCCCACAGGTCCAAGATCCAGTGTCTCGCCATCTCCAACTCGGGCCACCTGATTGCGTCTGCGTCCCAAACAGGCACCATCATCCGCATCCACGACACCGCCAAGTGCTCGCTGCGCTTCGAGCTTCGCCGCGGCCTCGACCGCGCCACCATCACCTCCATCAAGTTCTCGCCCGACGACTCCAAGCTCGCCGTGCTCAGCGACAAAAACACACTCCACGTGTACAATCTCACCGCTGCCGACCCGCAGCCCGAGTCCGCCATGGCCAACCGGCTCCACCTGCTCAGCGCCGTCCCGCTCATGCCCACGTACTTCCGCTCCGTGTGGTCCTTTGTCAGCTACCATATCGACACCAAGGACGACGCCGTCAACGACTGCGGCGTGCTCGGATGGGCCGACAACGAGAGCATTGTCGTgctctggaagaagaagggtATTTGGGAAAAATACGTGTTGGTCGAGAACGATAAGTGGACGCTTGTCAGGGAGGGCTGGCGCCGTTTCGAGGAATAG
- a CDS encoding Aminotriazole resistance protein — translation MITLHRSKNLAYVFVLVGSCLDNLNVAAAFTMSQSLQKQLDASSSQATWVVSSYALTLGSFIIVFGKLGDVCGLHKVFLAGLFAMALLSLICAVIQHNIVPLIVFRALKGIAGAAVLPNAIGICGNYFQGPQLTRAIKLLMLATCGALGLGTILGGAFSQTNIGYRAFFYFSFALSLTTAVALCFVVVPVERTANHDLLSARYLNYGGAILLAGGLMMIIAGLTEAGSSWRSPKVYVTIPVGFVVVLAVFLFESVLVKKYQSRKIEKTSYLSRLVVLFPPEVAQITNFVPFVAGLFLNNAGFTATITALLLYHEFVDENDAVLAAAKVFCIAAGIVVGAVVYSQKAADRLGNKTLLVVSACVDLGSAVWVTRIDPNNKNSFWEFEFAPLLLYGWAINLFFQTFYHAMLSQTPLHLQGNVTGIFQTVGQIGLCVGTAVASSIIGALDTASPPARELVHSRCVNALWFNVACFAAELVLMLASKNS, via the coding sequence ATGATCACGCTGCACAGATCCAAAAACCTCGCCTACGTCTTCGTTCTCGTCGGCTCGTGTCTCGACAACCTCAACGTCGCCGCCGCGTTCACCATGTCCCAGAGCCTGCAGAAGCAGCTCGacgcgtcgtcgtcgcaGGCCACCTGGGTCGTTTCCAGCTACGCCCTCACGCTCGGCtccttcatcatcgtcttcgGCAAGCTCGGCGACGTGTGCGGCCTGCACAAGGTGTTTCTAGCCGGGTTGTTTGCCATGGCGCTGTTGTCGCTGATCTGCGCAGTCATACAGCACAACATTGTGCCTCTGATCGTTTTCCGTGCTCTCAAGGGAATAGCAGGCGCAGCAGTGCTCCCAAACGCCATAGGCATCTGTGGGAACTATTTCCAGGGTCCGCAGCTGACGAGGGCCATAAAGTTGCTCATGCTAGCCACTTGCGGCGCCCTAGGCCTCGGAACCATTCTTGGCGGTGCGTTCTCGCAGACAAACATCGGCTACCGCGCATTTTTCTATTTCTCGTTCGCGCTCAGCCTGACCACTGCCGTCGCGCTCTgtttcgtcgtcgtcccCGTCGAGCGCACCGCCAATCACGACCTCCTGAGCGCACGGTACCTCAATTACGGCGGAGCAATACTGCTTGCCGGTGGCCTCATGATGATCATCGCCGGGCTCACAGAGGCCGGCTCGTCGTGGCGTTCACCGAAAGTGTACGTCACCATCCCTGTCGGCTTCGTCGTGGTGCTGGCGGTGTTTCTGTTCGAAAGCGTTctggtgaaaaaataccagtCTCGAAAAATAGAGAAAACCAGCTATCTGTCGCGGCTCGTAGTGCTCTTCCCGCCCGAGGTGGCCCAGATCACCAACTTTGTGCCCTTCGTTGCCGGCCTCTTCCTCAACAACGCCGGGTTCACGGCGACCATCACGGCCCTGCTGCTGTACCACGAGTTTGTCGACGAAAACGACGCCGTCCTCGCAGCAGCCAAGGTTTTCTGCATAGCAGCAGGCATTGTCGTCGGAGCAGTCGTCTATTCGCAGAAAGCAGCAGACAGACTCGGGAACAAGACGCTTCTGGTAGTTTCTGCGTGCGTCGACCTCGGATCGGCTGTCTGGGTGACCCGCATCGACCCAAACAACAAAAACTCGTTCTGGGAGTTCGAATTTGCGCCGCTGCTTCTGTATGGCTGGGCCATCAATCTGTTCTTCCAAACATTCTACCACGCTATGCTGTCGCAGACACCACTGCATCTGCAAGGCAACGTGACGGGTATCTTCCAGACGGTCGGGCAGATCGGTCTATGTGTGGGGACGGCCGTTGCATCGTCTATCATCGGGGCGCTCGACACCGCGTCGCCGCCAGCAAGGGAGCTTGTTCACAGCAGATGTGTGAACGCCCTATGGTTCAATGTGGCGTGTTTCGCGGCCGAGCTCGTGCTGATGCTTGCCAGTAAGAACAGCTAG
- a CDS encoding Protein of the mitochondrial outer surface yields the protein MSTAELDNEVASIISSLSGAKSNLFGQPNSVFAQPVSATLGEGLASDSGSEFPNLKDALSAISAPVPQHKSRFANNLFGAASISGVNVSSFSPSGLGSSNFLEKFASVTEKTRELELKMARLNIQNSATPSTGSGNTGSLSSSDLNPSRRSSNLNSTEIPSPQAAFREPRKQSFSEKFDNYVSNTNSPTNQFVAGSPNALSFADVPSEHSSAILESPHDHAKNPWNPATAPTFQPRGFEKPMAAQFGPPFDPEMNGFPVMPPYGLGQWPAWGQIPPPPMAPLAPGLGPDEEGSEKTDDEQQASAPAPQGFFQPGLRSMTPFMMPSFSPYGFVASPPPVVPAEVSPLQHEAHIAPSKAGSPGKPLKKSISPKPAKMKKHIVRSPLLEEFRNNKNKEYTLKDIYGHGYEFAKDQHGSRFIQQQLALSNDRDKEVIFNEIRNHAMDLMTDVFGNYVIQKYFEHGNDVQRKVMFESMRGSFYDLSLQMYGCRVVQKGLEALQLEEQLQILDELRENILLLVKDQNGNHVIQKSIECIPIAKIPFILDSIKHQIYHLSTHPYGCRVIQRLLEFSDQTDQQFILDELKDYVYYLIQDQFGNYVIQHVVEHGSVKYTDEILQVVLENLVELSKHKFASNAVEKCIIHQTEENRGKIYKEIMRDNMDPHGKLDENSCLCLMMKDPFANYVVQKLVELIDDEKKGLLVKKIRDYLKLISKNNYGKHLASIEKLIALSETYGDGARV from the coding sequence ATGTCGACggccgagctcgacaacGAGGTCGCCAGCATCATCTCAAGCCTGAGCGGAGCCAAGTCTAACCTGTTTGGCCAGCCTAACTCCGtctttgcacagcctgTGAGCGCCACACTGGGCGAGGGGCTGGCAAGCGACTCGGGGTCGGAGTTCCCGAATCTGAAGGACGCGTTGAGCGCAATCAGCGCGCCAGTGCCGCAGCACAAGTCCAGGTTTGCCAACAACCTGTTTGGCGCGGCGTCCATCTCTGGCGTCAACGTTTCCAGCTTCAGTCCGTCAGGACTCGGGTCGTCcaatttcttggagaagtttgcgTCTGTGACAGAGAAGACGCgggagctcgagctcaagatgGCCAGGCTCAACATCCAGAACTCTGCCACGCCGTCCACGGGCTCGGGAAACACCGGCTCgctctcctcgtcggaCCTGAACCCGTCGCGCCGCTCGTCCAACCTCAACAGCACAGAGATTCCGTCGCCCCAGGCAGCGTTCAGAGAGCCCAGAAAACAGAGTTTTAGCGAGAAGTTCGACAACTACGTTTCCAACACCAACTCGCCCACCAACCAGTTTGTCGCAGGCTCTCCCAACGCTCTCTCCTTTGCCGATGTGCCGTCCGAACACAGCTCGGCCATCTTGGAGTCCCCCCACGACCACGCTAAGAACCCTTGGAACCCGGCAACGGCCCCCACATTCCAGCCTCGTGGTTTCGAGAAGCCGATGGCCGCTCAGTTTGGCCCGCCGTTCGACCCAGAAATGAACGGGTTCCCCGTGATGCCGCCCTACGGCCTGGGCCAGTGGCCTGCGTGGGGGCAGATACCGCCTCCACCCATGGCGCCTCTTGCGCCGGGGCTAGGGCCTGACGAAGAAGGCAGCGAAAAgaccgacgacgagcagcAGGCGAGTGCACCGGCGCCACAGggctttttccagcccgGTCTGCGGTCCATGACGCCTTTCATGATGCCTTCTTTCAGCCCGTACGGGTTTGTGGCCTCGCCTCCACCGGTGGTGCCTGCTGAGGTATCGCCGTTGCAGCATGAGGCCCACATTGCCCCTTCCAAGGCCGGATCTCCTGGTAAACCGCTCAAGAAGAGCATCTCACCCAAACCAGCCAAGATGAAGAAGCACATTGTGCGGTCGCCATTGCTTGAGGAGTTCAGaaacaacaagaacaaggagTACACGTTAAAAGATATCTATGGCCATGGATACGAGTTTGCAAAAGACCAGCACGGGTCGCGGTTTATTcaacagcagctggctCTGTCCAACGACAGAGACAAAGAGGTGAttttcaacgagatcagaaACCATGCAATGGACCTCATGACggacgtttttggaaacTACGTGATCCAGAAGTACTTCGAGCACGGAAACGACGTCCAGCGGAAGGTGATGTTTGAATCGATGCGCGGCAGCTTCTACGATCTGTCGTTGCAGATGTACGGATGTCGTGTGGTGCAGAAAGGCTTGGAGGCTCTacagctggaagagcagctgcagaTTTTAGACGAGCTGAGAGAGAACATCTTGCTTCTGGTGAAGGACCAGAACGGCAACCATGTGATCCAGAAGTCGATCGAATGTATCCCGATAGCCAAGATTCCGTTTATTTTGGACTCCATCAAACACCAGATCTACCATCTGTCGACGCATCCATACGGCTGCCGAGTGATCCAGCGACTTTTGGAGTTTTCCGATCAGACAGACCAACAGTtcattttggacgagctgaagGACTATGTGTACTATCTGATCCAGGACCAGTTTGGAAATTATGTGATCCAGCATGTTGTCGAGCACGGCTCTGTTAAGTACACGGACGAAATACTGCAAGTTGTGTTGGAGaaccttgttgagctttcGAAACACAAGTTTGCGTCGAACGCTGTGGAAAAGTGTATCATCCACCAGACCGAAGAAAATAGGGGCAAGATCTACAAGGAGATCATGCGTGACAACATGGATCCACATggcaagctggacgagaacaGTTGTCTGTGTCTGATGATGAAGGATCCGTTTGCGAACTACGTGGTGCAGAAACTTGTGGAGCTGattgacgacgagaagaaggGACTTTTGGTCAAGAAAATCCGGGACTATCTGAAGCTGATCAGCAAGAACAACTATGGCAAGCATTTGGCTAGtattgagaagctgattgcGTTGAGCGAGACTTATGGAGACGGTGCACGGGTGTGA
- a CDS encoding rRNA-processing protein FCF2, which produces MSTFSPIPESVASQDSVSSADEIDNVPGVEDIFSQLREATGAASKPALEDSFEDIQKVASRLPKLSSGELLSAQKQRRIAKVDDPIEVALPKEQKAAKSASERWFELPKVELTDKLKRDLIILKNRASIDPKRFYKKDKWEIPERFQVGTLVGGPTDFHNRIHRKSRGTGFVDELLKDEQTSGWLKKRFEEVQVKKGGRKVRKPKKRSRL; this is translated from the coding sequence ATGTCTACGTTTTCGCCGATCCCTGAGAGCGTGGCCTCCCAGGACAGCGTTTCGTCTGCTGATGAGATCGACAACGTTCCTGGTGTTGAGGACATTTTTTCGCAGCTGCGCGAGGCCACAGGAGCAGCCAGTAAGCCTGCTTTGGAGGACTCTTTTGAAGATATACAGAAGGTGGCGAGTAGACTGCCGAAGCTGTCTTCtggcgagctgctgagcgcACAGAAGCAAAGACGCATTGCGAAGGTGGACGATCCGATCGAAGTTGCGCTGCCGAAAGAGCAAAAAGCGGCCAAAAGTGCCTCGGAACGCTGGTTTGAGCTGCCCAAGGTGGAACTCAcagacaagctcaagagaGACCTGATAATACTGAAGAACCGAGCGTCAATCGACCCGAAGCGATTTTACAAGAAAGACAAGTGGGAGATCCCGGAGCGGTTCCAGGTGGGGACACTCGTTGGCGGGCCTACAGACTTCCATAACAGAATACACAGGAAGAGCCGCGGGACCGGGTTTGTTGATGAGTTGTTGAAGGATGAGCAGACGAGCGGATGGTTGAAGAAGCGGTTTGAGGAGGTGCAAGTTAAGAAAGGAGGGCGCAAGGTGCGCAAACCAAAGAAGCGGAGCAGGCTGTAG
- a CDS encoding Protein GAT2 produces MQKRDPNHFNVKLPSFDELTKTFPKQDPPGPPEAPGTFHRRLPSLQTDFYPSFQQMHLRSGSDVGYLAQGTSAANFAVPPPASTTSSLEPSPLGPPGPPSAVSYSNPPSAEYIVPEQFRFPAVDPNQEFADRLRGAQQNMNELNQFMHPLTQATTLNQLPPLSELEIDRAIRNTDQMRIFLQYIRGQRSRKFAVRSEPESIHRTTAYQDTAKTKVQAHRPTKSEPSIMGESALLRVHPPKPLIVSETDTDQMPKFVPQGTLQQELSVKPRTRCLHCGSINTPEWRKGPNGTRTLCNACGLFHSKLVKKRGLQEAEIIMKRRRETGKSTDRRINE; encoded by the coding sequence ATGCAAAAAAGAGATCCCAACCACTTTAATGTGAAGCTTCCTTCCTTTGACGAGCTGACAAAAACCTTCCCAAAACAGGACCCTCCCGGGCCGCCTGAGGCGCCCGGTACTTTCCACCGCCGCCTGCCGAGCCTGCAAACAGACTTCTATCCCTCGTTTCAACAGATGCATTTGAGAAGCGGTTCTGACGTGGGATACCTGGCGCAAGGTACGTCTGCCGCGAATTTCGCCGTGCCTCCGCCGGCCAGCACGACGAGCTCTCTCGAGCCGAGCCCGCTGGGTCCGCCTGGCCCGCCGTCGGCGGTGAGTTACTCCAACCCTCCATCAGCAGAATATATTGTTCCTGAGCAGTTTCGGTTCCCGGCGGTAGACCCTAACCAGGAATTCGCCGACAGGCTCCGCGGCGCGCAGCAGAACatgaacgagctcaaccAGTTTATGCATCCACTCACACAGGCCACGACGCTGAACCAGCTGCCGCCCCTCTCTGAGCTGGAAATCGACAGGgccatcagaaacaccgACCAAATGCGTATTTTTCTCCAGTACATACGCGGCCAACGCTCTCGAAAATTCGCCGTGCGCAGCGAGCCGGAAAGCATTCATCGCACAACAGCCTATCAAGACACAGCCAAGACCAAAGTTCAAGCACACCGCCCGACCAAGTCAGAGCCGTCCATCATGGGTGAGTCAGCGCTGCTAAGAGTGCATCCTCCCAAGCCGCTTATTGTCTCCGAAACTGATACTGACCAGATGCCTAAGTTTGTTCCGCAGGGAACTTTGCAACAGGAGCTGAGTGTGAAGCCGCGCACGAGGTGTCTTCACTGTGGATCGATCAATACGCCAGAGTGGCGCAAGGGTCCTAACGGGACGCGGACCCTGTGCAACGCGTGCGGGCTATTCCACTCGAAATTGGTAAAAAAGCGGGGGCTTCAGGAGGCAGAAATTATCATGAAGCGGCGCCGCGAGACAGGCAAGTCGACAGACCGCAGAATCAACGAATAA